Proteins from a genomic interval of Neodiprion lecontei isolate iyNeoLeco1 chromosome 2, iyNeoLeco1.1, whole genome shotgun sequence:
- the LOC107224103 gene encoding prothoracicotropic hormone-like → MAMNIFSVPALLVLAMGVATFDPLVNMASMPDDELEEMREASLFPARRIRVPSCKCESDPDYMNLGEHSHPRILVNNTCRRKLCADRFNQCEELYYTINVTVFRDIEDLPGQNSRSKSIRCPKVWHHEEMKLSAACVPVQVWTQSKDKRIIERY, encoded by the exons ATGGCGATGAACATTTTTTCG GTTCCCGCCCTGCTTGTTCTCGCTATGGGAGTGGCCACCTTTGACCCTTTGGTCAACATGGCGAGCATGCCGGATGACGAGTTGGAGGAAATGCGGGAGGCGAGCTTGTTTCCGGCTCGTCGTATTCGGGTCCCTTCTTGCAAGTGCGAGTCCGACCCCGACTACATGAACCTTGGAGAACACAGCCATCCCCGTATTCTCGTTAACAACACTTGCCGAAGAAAATTGTGCGCCGATCGGTTCAACCAGTGCGAGGAGCTCTACTACACCATCAAT GTTACGGTGTTCAGAGATATCGAGGATCTCCCGGGCCAGAATTCACGCTCAAAATCTATTCGATGCCCGAAGGTGTGGCACcacgaagaaatgaaattgtcCGCCGCCTGCGTACCTGTTCAAGTATGGACGCAATCTAAGGATAAACGGATTATCGAACGATATTAA